The following proteins are encoded in a genomic region of Primulina huaijiensis isolate GDHJ02 chromosome 3, ASM1229523v2, whole genome shotgun sequence:
- the LOC140972195 gene encoding UDP-glycosyltransferase 91C1-like, whose product MAFIEPSEELKTGVSSGMAKSIEECSFVAFRSCDEFEGGYLSVVRELYQMPVLPIGVLPSVPEENKRESKVNSNWFDAFKWLDGQKDKSVVFVGFGSEYKMPIQQIHELAFGIELSRLPFVWILGKPQEVNSSDLLPPGFANRTLSLGIVIQGWMPQLEILAHSAVGGYLF is encoded by the exons ATGGCTTTTATAGAGCCATCGGAGGAGCTCAAGACTG GTGTGTCCAGTGGTATGGCAAAAAGCATAGAAGAATGCAGCTTCGTTGCATTCAGAAGCTGTGATGAGTTCGAGGGAGGGTACTTGAGTGTTGTACGAGAACTCTATCAAATGCCAGTTTTGCCAATAGGGGTACTTCCCTCGGTACCTGAAGAAAACAAGAGAGAGAGTAAAGTTAACTCAAACTGGTTCGATGCTTTCAAATGGTTGGATGGACAAAAGGATAAGTCTGTAGTGTTTGTTGGGTTCGGCAGTGAATACAAGATGCCCATCCAGCAGATACATGAACTTGCATTTGGAATCGAGCTTTCAAGATTACCTTTTGTCTGGATACTGGGGAAGCCACAAGAAGTAAACAGCTCAGACTTGCTCCCGCCTGGATTTGCTAACCGTACCTTAAGCCTAGGCATCGTTATTCAAGGATGGATGCCTCAACTGGAAATTCTTGCTCATTCTGCAGTTGGAGGATATCTCTTCTAA